A DNA window from Dictyoglomus sp. contains the following coding sequences:
- a CDS encoding nucleotide exchange factor GrpE — translation MEEKEILEKEETKEVELKREEAKPETLVDDWEIKYIRLQAEFENFRQRLRKEKEEWQEIANARLLREIVNIMDNFSLALETMKHSRKKDAIIEGVNMIYKQFENLLQNEGVVKMETIGKPFDPALHEAVGLEEIEDGEENLVVREISPGYFFKNKILRPAKVIVSKKIERKEVENNGKDCRN, via the coding sequence ATGGAAGAAAAAGAAATCTTGGAAAAGGAAGAAACAAAAGAGGTTGAACTTAAAAGGGAAGAAGCAAAACCTGAAACCTTAGTAGATGACTGGGAAATAAAATATATAAGGCTTCAGGCTGAGTTTGAAAATTTTCGACAAAGGTTAAGAAAAGAAAAAGAAGAATGGCAAGAAATTGCCAATGCTCGTTTATTAAGAGAAATTGTGAATATTATGGATAATTTTTCCTTGGCTTTGGAAACTATGAAACATTCAAGGAAAAAAGATGCTATTATAGAAGGGGTTAATATGATTTATAAACAATTTGAAAACCTCCTTCAGAATGAGGGGGTGGTAAAGATGGAAACAATAGGAAAACCTTTTGATCCAGCCTTACATGAGGCAGTGGGGCTGGAAGAAATTGAAGATGGTGAGGAAAACTTAGTAGTAAGAGAGATTTCTCCTGGATATTTCTTTAAGAATAAAATTTTAAGACCTGCTAAGGTGATTGTATCTAAAAAAATAGAAAGAAAGGAGGTAGAGAATAATGGCAAAGATTGTAGGAATTGA
- the dnaK gene encoding molecular chaperone DnaK, whose product MAKIVGIDLGTTNSLIAYLEGGRPVIIPNAEGSRLTPSVVAFTKDGQLLVGEPAKRQAIVNAERTIRSIKRHMGTNYKVKIDNKEYTPQEISAMILRKLKNDAEAYLGEKIEKAVITVPAYFSDAQRQATKDAGAIAGLEVVRIINEPTAAALAYGLDKEGHQKILVFDLGGGTFDVSILEIGDGVFEVIATSGNNRLGGDDFDERIVNYLVEIFLEEHGINLKEDRTALQRLFEAAEKAKIELSSKLSTEINLPFIAMKGNTPLHLSYTLTRAKFEELTYDLVEKTKEPTERALSDAGLSPSQIDKIILVGGATRMPCIQEWIKKHFGKEPQRNVNPDEAVALGAAIQAGVIGGEIRDIVLVDVTPLSLGIETLGGVFTKIIERNTPIPVSKSQIFTTATDYQTSVEIHVLQGERALAKDNITLGRFILDGIPPAPRGVPQIEVTFDIDVNGIVHVSAKDKATGKEQRITISNAIRLSEAEIKRMTEEAKRFEEEDKKRREEIETKNQAEHLIYTARKTIKDYGDKVSKDLVQKVEDKIKNLEELIKPERINVENVRKGMEELTQALGEIGQVMYQSAGTSTNPGQGSSENPGGKTIDGEYKVN is encoded by the coding sequence ATGGCAAAGATTGTAGGAATTGATCTCGGAACAACAAATTCCCTTATTGCATATCTTGAGGGAGGAAGACCTGTAATAATACCCAATGCAGAGGGAAGTAGACTAACTCCATCAGTGGTTGCTTTTACAAAGGATGGACAGCTTCTTGTAGGAGAGCCTGCAAAGAGACAGGCAATAGTTAATGCGGAAAGAACTATAAGATCTATTAAGAGACATATGGGAACAAATTACAAAGTAAAAATAGATAATAAGGAATATACTCCTCAAGAGATTTCCGCAATGATCTTAAGAAAGTTAAAAAATGATGCGGAAGCATACTTAGGAGAAAAAATTGAGAAGGCAGTAATTACTGTTCCTGCATATTTCTCTGATGCCCAAAGACAGGCTACAAAGGATGCAGGAGCCATCGCAGGATTAGAAGTGGTAAGAATAATAAATGAGCCTACAGCTGCTGCTCTTGCCTATGGTCTTGATAAGGAAGGACATCAAAAGATTTTAGTTTTTGACCTTGGTGGTGGTACCTTTGATGTATCCATCTTAGAAATTGGAGATGGAGTATTTGAGGTTATAGCAACCTCTGGAAATAACAGGCTTGGTGGTGATGACTTTGATGAAAGAATTGTAAACTATCTTGTAGAAATATTCTTAGAAGAGCATGGAATTAATCTAAAAGAAGATAGAACTGCTTTACAAAGGCTATTCGAGGCAGCAGAAAAAGCAAAGATAGAATTATCTTCTAAATTGTCTACAGAGATCAATCTTCCCTTTATAGCCATGAAGGGAAATACCCCATTACATCTTTCCTATACATTAACGAGAGCAAAATTTGAAGAGCTAACCTATGATCTTGTTGAAAAAACAAAGGAGCCAACAGAAAGGGCATTGTCCGATGCGGGACTTTCTCCATCCCAGATAGATAAAATTATCCTTGTGGGTGGAGCAACAAGAATGCCCTGCATACAAGAATGGATCAAGAAGCATTTTGGAAAGGAACCTCAAAGGAATGTGAATCCTGATGAGGCAGTAGCTCTTGGTGCAGCAATACAAGCAGGAGTAATTGGTGGAGAAATAAGAGATATTGTTCTTGTCGATGTAACTCCTCTTTCCCTTGGAATTGAAACCCTTGGTGGAGTATTTACAAAGATTATTGAAAGAAATACTCCCATCCCTGTATCAAAGAGCCAAATCTTCACAACTGCTACAGATTACCAAACCAGTGTGGAAATTCACGTATTACAAGGAGAAAGAGCTTTAGCAAAGGATAATATTACTCTTGGAAGATTTATTCTTGATGGAATTCCTCCAGCACCAAGGGGAGTACCTCAGATTGAGGTTACCTTTGATATAGATGTGAACGGGATCGTGCATGTTTCTGCAAAGGATAAAGCTACAGGAAAAGAGCAAAGAATAACAATATCTAATGCCATAAGACTTTCCGAGGCAGAGATTAAAAGAATGACTGAAGAAGCAAAGAGATTTGAGGAAGAAGATAAAAAGAGAAGAGAAGAGATCGAAACAAAGAATCAGGCGGAGCATCTTATTTACACCGCAAGAAAAACCATAAAAGATTATGGAGATAAGGTAAGTAAAGATTTGGTTCAAAAAGTAGAAGATAAAATAAAGAATTTAGAAGAGTTAATCAAACCAGAAAGAATAAATGTAGAAAATGTACGAAAGGGAATGGAAGAACTAACTCAAGCATTAGGAGAAATAGGACAAGTAATGTATCAGAGTGCAGGAACATCTACAAATCCAGGTCAAGGATCCTCTGAAAATCCAGGCGGAAAGACTATAGACGGAGAATACAAGGTGAACTAA
- the dnaJ gene encoding molecular chaperone DnaJ: MPTKKDYYEILGVPRNATQDEIKQAYRKLVRQYHPDLNKDPSAHEKFKEINEAYEVLSDPQKRAQYDQFGHVGDFAGYEDFQRNWQGGGFDFGRTFEDIFEDFFGDSIFSDLFGRRERQRATPRKGADLRYDLTVTLEDVVFGTTKEIFVTRTEVCGTCKGSGIAPGTSPINCDMCRGTGQIRDTRRTPFGQFVQITTCPKCHGTGKIITNPCPSCHGTGKVKARRRIEVKIPQGVDEGHVIRLAREGEPGENGGPNGDLYIYIHIQPHKYFKREGQDLYLDFPIDFLTAILGGEVEIPTIEGKEKVFIKPGTQSDEIITLKGKGVPYLEGKRRGDQKVRILISVPQNLTQRERELLLELAKLRGFNVENNKGFFEEIKKTFKKG, from the coding sequence ATGCCTACCAAGAAAGATTATTATGAAATCCTGGGTGTGCCAAGAAACGCCACCCAGGATGAAATAAAACAAGCCTATAGAAAACTGGTAAGACAGTATCACCCTGACTTAAATAAGGATCCCTCCGCCCATGAAAAATTTAAAGAAATTAATGAAGCATATGAGGTACTTTCTGATCCCCAGAAAAGAGCTCAATATGACCAGTTTGGTCATGTAGGAGACTTTGCAGGATATGAAGATTTTCAAAGAAACTGGCAGGGTGGTGGTTTCGACTTTGGAAGAACTTTTGAAGATATTTTTGAGGACTTTTTTGGAGATAGTATCTTTTCTGATCTTTTTGGAAGAAGGGAAAGACAAAGAGCTACTCCTAGGAAAGGTGCGGATCTAAGATACGATTTAACTGTTACCTTAGAAGATGTAGTCTTTGGTACAACAAAGGAAATTTTTGTAACTAGAACAGAGGTTTGTGGAACCTGTAAAGGATCGGGTATTGCTCCTGGAACATCTCCAATAAATTGTGATATGTGTAGAGGAACAGGACAGATAAGAGATACAAGAAGAACACCCTTTGGACAATTTGTTCAGATAACCACTTGTCCTAAATGTCATGGGACAGGAAAAATTATAACTAATCCTTGTCCTTCCTGCCATGGGACAGGTAAAGTAAAAGCAAGAAGAAGAATTGAGGTGAAAATCCCTCAAGGGGTAGATGAAGGACATGTAATAAGACTTGCAAGGGAAGGAGAACCAGGAGAAAATGGTGGTCCCAATGGAGATCTATATATTTATATCCATATTCAGCCCCATAAATACTTTAAAAGAGAAGGACAGGATCTATACTTAGATTTCCCTATTGATTTCCTCACTGCAATCCTTGGAGGAGAGGTAGAGATACCTACCATAGAAGGAAAGGAAAAGGTGTTTATAAAGCCAGGAACTCAAAGTGACGAGATAATAACATTAAAAGGAAAAGGAGTTCCATATTTAGAAGGAAAAAGAAGAGGAGATCAAAAGGTAAGAATTTTAATCTCGGTCCCTCAAAATCTGACCCAAAGAGAAAGAGAACTTCTTCTTGAGCTTGCAAAATTAAGAGGATTTAATGTTGAAAATAACAAAGGATTTTTTGAGGAGATAAAGAAAACCTTTAAGAAAGGATAG
- a CDS encoding DUF86 domain-containing protein encodes MNRLLKFKKIPLEEFEKDDNFAIAEHYLRRALEAVFDIGNHILSRIPGIRISTYKDIALALAKENIIPEDFAKEKLVKMAGYRNRLIHFYSEVSLEELYNIIQNNLGDFEEFLKYIKELLENPEKFGFTII; translated from the coding sequence ATTAATAGGCTTTTAAAGTTTAAGAAAATCCCCCTGGAAGAGTTTGAAAAAGACGATAATTTTGCTATTGCAGAGCATTATCTAAGGAGAGCTTTAGAAGCAGTTTTTGATATAGGAAATCATATTTTATCAAGAATACCTGGAATAAGAATATCAACTTATAAGGATATAGCTCTTGCCCTTGCAAAAGAAAATATTATCCCTGAGGATTTTGCAAAGGAAAAACTTGTAAAAATGGCAGGATATAGGAATAGATTAATCCATTTTTATTCAGAGGTATCATTAGAAGAACTTTATAATATTATCCAAAATAATTTAGGAGATTTTGAAGAATTTTTGAAGTATATAAAAGAGCTATTAGAAAATCCTGAAAAATTTGGATTCACAATTATTTAA
- a CDS encoding DUF86 domain-containing protein — protein MEKWDMYIDLDLIQRKMEIIEEEISFLKEMQKFNFSEFQEDIRNIKSVCRSFQNSIQVLIDIGNHIVSSLNLGKPEFYEDIPKFLKNSGIITSEFEEKFKRMIRFRNFLVHEYDKIDPSRIYKYLQYNLKDLEEGLKIIVNFLREIKNS, from the coding sequence ATGGAAAAGTGGGATATGTACATAGATTTAGATTTGATTCAAAGAAAGATGGAAATTATTGAGGAAGAGATTTCTTTTTTAAAAGAAATGCAAAAATTTAATTTTTCTGAATTTCAGGAGGATATAAGAAATATTAAATCTGTTTGTAGGTCCTTTCAGAACTCTATTCAGGTTTTAATAGATATTGGAAATCATATAGTATCTTCATTAAATTTAGGGAAACCAGAATTTTATGAGGATATTCCTAAATTTCTTAAAAATTCAGGAATAATAACCTCAGAATTTGAGGAGAAGTTTAAAAGGATGATAAGATTTAGGAATTTTTTAGTACATGAATACGATAAGATTGATCCCTCAAGAATTTATAAATATTTACAATATAACTTGAAGGATTTAGAGGAAGGATTAAAAATCATTGTAAATTTTTTAAGGGAAATAAAAAACTCTTGA
- a CDS encoding nucleotidyltransferase domain-containing protein: MKEKILEKKEEIKKIFEEKGVILAYIFGSFAKGNISNLSDIDVAILFSEDIPKENYFDLKLEISYLLLEILRELKRDVDLVILNDASLILKYQVIKYGEIIYKKDEKTRVDFEEETIKNYLDTKPIRDENFKYLLKRIQDGKVGYVHRFRFDSKKDGNY, from the coding sequence ATGAAGGAAAAAATACTAGAGAAAAAAGAAGAAATAAAGAAGATTTTTGAGGAAAAAGGAGTAATATTAGCCTATATTTTTGGGTCCTTTGCTAAAGGAAATATTTCCAATCTTTCTGATATAGATGTGGCAATTCTTTTTTCCGAGGATATTCCTAAGGAAAATTATTTTGATCTGAAATTGGAGATTAGTTATCTTTTGTTAGAAATTTTGAGGGAACTAAAAAGAGATGTAGATTTAGTAATATTAAACGATGCATCTTTAATATTAAAGTATCAGGTAATAAAATATGGAGAAATAATATATAAAAAAGATGAAAAAACAAGAGTGGATTTTGAAGAGGAAACTATAAAAAATTATTTAGATACAAAGCCCATAAGGGATGAGAATTTTAAATATTTATTAAAGAGAATTCAAGATGGAAAAGTGGGATATGTACATAGATTTAGATTTGATTCAAAGAAAGATGGAAATTATTGA
- a CDS encoding deoxyribonuclease IV, protein MKELKYDVKLGVHLYRGDRNLLNTIEELKINTAQIFSRNPRSFKSSRSEIPNFPFSPIFIHSPYVVNLSSPDENIFNLSYKLIIEELNLAHERNFEGVVVHTGSSKGEGKDKAKYNFLKALEKIFKEYKGEKKLIIENSAGYSEGWGSTPEDLYSIYKEFPVYFCLDTCHLFSAGYDLRDPKSCENTLSLFFEKIPYERFSLIHLNDSFYPLGSKKDKHEHIGKGEIGRRGFYFLLQEEKVRKLPLILETPKDSPEADFKNLNTIREML, encoded by the coding sequence ATGAAGGAATTGAAATATGATGTTAAACTAGGAGTTCACCTCTATAGAGGGGATAGAAATCTTCTTAACACTATTGAAGAGTTAAAAATAAATACTGCTCAGATATTCTCAAGAAATCCAAGAAGTTTTAAGTCTTCAAGAAGTGAAATCCCTAATTTCCCCTTTTCTCCTATCTTTATTCATTCTCCTTATGTGGTGAATCTATCCTCTCCCGATGAAAATATTTTTAATCTTTCCTATAAATTAATTATAGAAGAATTAAACTTAGCTCATGAAAGAAATTTTGAAGGAGTAGTAGTCCATACAGGAAGTAGCAAAGGAGAGGGAAAAGATAAAGCAAAATATAATTTTTTAAAAGCCTTAGAAAAAATTTTTAAAGAATATAAAGGAGAGAAAAAATTAATTATTGAAAACAGTGCAGGATATTCTGAGGGATGGGGATCTACTCCCGAAGATTTATATTCTATTTATAAAGAATTTCCTGTTTATTTTTGTCTTGATACCTGTCATCTTTTTTCTGCTGGATATGATTTAAGAGATCCCAAATCCTGTGAAAATACCCTTTCTCTCTTTTTTGAAAAAATTCCCTATGAAAGATTTTCTCTTATTCATCTTAACGATTCTTTCTATCCTCTAGGAAGTAAAAAAGATAAACATGAGCATATTGGAAAAGGAGAGATAGGAAGAAGAGGATTTTATTTTCTTCTTCAAGAGGAAAAAGTTAGGAAACTTCCTTTAATATTGGAGACTCCAAAAGATTCTCCTGAGGCGGATTTTAAAAATCTAAATACTATTAGAGAGATGTTATAA
- a CDS encoding thiamine pyrophosphate-dependent enzyme — MAINLREIALKGEKFVSGHRLCAGCAASIIVRMVLNSAEQPVVVANATGCLEVATTIFPYTAWGVPWIHSAFENAAATIAGVESAYRALKKKGKIDKEIRFISFSGDGGTYDIGLQALSGAVERGHRCLFICYNNEAYMNTGIQRSSATPRGTFTTTSPVGRIVPGKPQRRKNLTEMMVANGARYVAQASPSHWRDLMEKVRKALDTDGPSFLNIYSTCPRGWRTPDDSAIRMARLAVETGFWHLYEVEDGKYKINYKPPKGFKPVEEYLKLQGRFAHLLKPENAEILEEFKKDLEREWQYLLRMEEVTNR, encoded by the coding sequence ATGGCAATTAATTTAAGAGAAATAGCCTTAAAAGGAGAAAAATTTGTAAGTGGACATAGATTATGTGCTGGCTGTGCTGCCAGTATAATAGTAAGAATGGTATTAAATTCTGCAGAGCAACCTGTGGTGGTAGCTAACGCTACAGGTTGTCTTGAGGTTGCAACAACCATATTTCCTTATACTGCTTGGGGAGTTCCCTGGATCCATAGTGCCTTTGAAAATGCTGCAGCAACCATAGCAGGAGTGGAATCTGCCTATCGAGCTTTAAAAAAGAAAGGAAAAATCGATAAAGAAATAAGATTTATAAGTTTTTCAGGGGATGGAGGAACCTATGATATAGGACTCCAAGCATTATCAGGAGCAGTGGAAAGAGGGCATAGATGTCTTTTTATCTGCTATAATAACGAAGCTTATATGAACACTGGAATTCAAAGATCCAGTGCCACTCCAAGAGGAACTTTTACCACAACTTCTCCCGTAGGAAGGATTGTTCCAGGAAAACCTCAAAGAAGAAAGAACTTAACTGAAATGATGGTAGCGAATGGAGCAAGATATGTAGCTCAGGCATCTCCTAGCCATTGGAGAGATCTGATGGAGAAGGTAAGAAAAGCTCTTGATACCGATGGACCATCCTTTTTAAATATCTATTCCACCTGTCCCCGAGGATGGAGAACTCCTGATGATTCTGCAATAAGGATGGCAAGACTTGCGGTAGAAACAGGATTCTGGCATCTTTATGAAGTAGAAGATGGAAAATATAAGATAAATTATAAACCTCCTAAGGGATTTAAACCCGTTGAGGAATATTTAAAACTTCAAGGAAGATTTGCTCACTTATTAAAACCAGAGAACGCTGAAATCTTAGAAGAATTTAAAAAGGATTTAGAAAGGGAATGGCAATATTTATTAAGAATGGAAGAAGTAACTAATAGATAA
- the porA gene encoding pyruvate ferredoxin oxidoreductase: MMKTTFKKIAIEGNEAAALAFKQVNPDVVAAYPITPSTEVVQKFSEYVANGEVDTEFVPVESEHSAMSACIGASASGARVMTSTAAQGLALMWEMLYIASSMRLPIVMTVANRALSAPINIHGDHSDAMGARDSGWIQIFSENVQEIYDNIFQAVRIAEDPQVRLPVMVNFDGFITSHSEEMLEVLDDELVRKFIGEYKPKYSLLDVDHPFTMGPLALFDSYFEFKVAQAYAIENSLPVIKKVGREFGDLTGRYYDVIEKYHADDAEYIIVAMSSTCGTIREVVDELRGKGEKVGLLKIRVFRPFPLEEISNVLKNAKVVGIMDRSMIPGSFAGPLYHEIVSGMYHLDKRPIFQSYVYGLGGRDITTEHIKKVFEELKEIEKLGKPKGLTYIGVRE; the protein is encoded by the coding sequence ATGATGAAGACTACATTTAAAAAAATTGCTATAGAGGGAAATGAAGCAGCTGCTTTAGCTTTTAAACAAGTAAATCCTGATGTGGTTGCTGCATATCCTATAACTCCATCCACTGAGGTAGTTCAAAAATTTTCTGAGTATGTTGCCAATGGCGAAGTAGATACAGAGTTTGTTCCTGTGGAAAGCGAACATAGTGCCATGAGTGCCTGTATTGGAGCATCAGCTTCAGGGGCCAGAGTAATGACCTCTACTGCAGCCCAGGGCTTAGCTCTTATGTGGGAAATGCTTTATATCGCATCTTCTATGAGACTTCCCATTGTTATGACAGTAGCAAACCGTGCTTTAAGTGCTCCCATTAATATCCATGGAGATCACAGCGATGCCATGGGAGCAAGAGACTCTGGCTGGATTCAGATCTTTTCTGAAAATGTTCAGGAAATCTATGACAATATTTTTCAGGCAGTAAGGATTGCAGAGGATCCTCAGGTAAGACTTCCTGTAATGGTTAATTTTGATGGATTTATAACCAGCCATTCTGAAGAAATGTTAGAAGTTTTAGATGACGAGTTGGTTAGAAAATTCATAGGAGAATATAAACCCAAGTACTCTCTTTTAGATGTAGATCATCCTTTTACTATGGGTCCTTTAGCCCTTTTTGATTCCTATTTTGAATTTAAAGTTGCTCAAGCCTATGCTATAGAAAATTCCCTTCCCGTTATTAAAAAAGTAGGAAGGGAATTCGGAGATCTTACAGGAAGATATTATGATGTAATTGAAAAATATCATGCGGATGATGCGGAATATATTATTGTTGCTATGAGTTCGACTTGTGGAACAATAAGAGAGGTAGTAGATGAATTGAGAGGTAAAGGTGAGAAAGTAGGGCTTCTAAAAATAAGAGTTTTTAGACCCTTTCCCTTAGAAGAAATATCTAATGTATTAAAGAATGCAAAAGTTGTAGGAATAATGGACAGAAGTATGATTCCTGGATCTTTTGCAGGTCCTTTATATCATGAGATTGTCTCGGGAATGTATCACTTAGATAAAAGACCTATCTTTCAGTCTTATGTATATGGATTAGGAGGAAGAGATATTACCACGGAACATATTAAAAAAGTCTTTGAAGAGCTTAAAGAGATAGAAAAGCTAGGAAAGCCAAAAGGTTTGACCTATATTGGGGTCAGAGAATAG
- a CDS encoding 4Fe-4S binding protein, with translation MRKLPGWKELVETGPIILEAGNSVEYKTGDWRTFRPEIDYSKCTTCLFCWLFCPDSAVSFDGKKVEINYDYCKGCGVCAAECPVKCITMKEEEK, from the coding sequence ATGAGAAAACTACCTGGTTGGAAAGAATTAGTAGAAACAGGTCCTATTATTTTAGAAGCTGGAAATTCAGTAGAGTATAAAACAGGAGATTGGAGAACTTTTAGACCAGAGATAGATTACAGTAAATGTACCACTTGTCTTTTTTGTTGGCTTTTCTGTCCTGATTCTGCAGTCTCCTTTGATGGGAAAAAAGTAGAAATAAACTACGATTATTGTAAAGGTTGTGGGGTTTGTGCTGCAGAATGTCCTGTGAAATGTATAACTATGAAAGAAGAAGAAAAATAA
- a CDS encoding 2-oxoacid:acceptor oxidoreductase family protein, with amino-acid sequence MKEMLEIRWHARAGQGAKTASYLLAETALEAGKYIQAFPEYGPERTGAPMKAFTRISDKPIRIHSQVYNPDVVVVLDRSLIGKVNILEGVPSDGIILVNTAQSPQEIRKQLGISDRKIYTVDATGISLATLGRPFPNTPMLGALIRVVPIISLEEVLEQLKRKFEGRFKPEVIEGNLQAIKRAYEEVRGE; translated from the coding sequence ATGAAAGAAATGTTAGAGATTAGATGGCATGCTCGTGCAGGTCAGGGTGCAAAGACCGCATCTTACCTTTTAGCAGAAACTGCCCTTGAGGCAGGAAAATATATTCAGGCATTTCCTGAATATGGTCCTGAAAGAACAGGAGCACCTATGAAAGCTTTTACTCGTATCAGTGATAAACCCATAAGAATTCATAGCCAAGTTTATAATCCCGATGTAGTAGTGGTGCTTGACAGATCTCTTATTGGTAAAGTGAACATTCTAGAAGGTGTTCCATCAGATGGAATAATTCTTGTAAATACTGCTCAAAGTCCTCAAGAAATCAGAAAGCAGTTAGGGATTTCTGATAGAAAGATTTATACTGTGGATGCCACTGGAATATCCTTAGCTACTCTTGGAAGACCCTTTCCCAATACTCCCATGCTTGGAGCATTGATTAGAGTGGTTCCTATAATTTCTTTAGAAGAGGTTTTAGAACAGTTAAAGAGAAAATTCGAAGGAAGATTTAAGCCTGAAGTGATAGAAGGAAATCTTCAGGCAATAAAAAGAGCTTACGAGGAGGTAAGAGGAGAATGA
- the recR gene encoding recombination mediator RecR, whose product MREKGYFEKLIEELSKLPGVGPKSAQRLAFFLLKQPDEFVENLAHTLLNLKRRVKYCSICFNLTEEDPCEICSNPERDSSIVCVVAEPKDIWAFEKTQQYNGVYHVLGGLISPLDGVFPEDLRILELKRRVEKGNIKEIILATNSTTEGEATAIYIARFLSGYPIKITRLAYGLPVGTELDFADEMTLIHALRGRQEIKLIKD is encoded by the coding sequence ATGAGGGAAAAAGGATATTTTGAGAAGCTCATTGAAGAGCTGTCGAAACTTCCAGGGGTAGGTCCTAAATCTGCTCAGAGGTTAGCTTTCTTTCTTCTTAAGCAACCTGATGAGTTTGTAGAAAATTTAGCCCATACTCTTTTAAATCTTAAAAGGCGTGTAAAATACTGTTCTATATGTTTTAACCTTACCGAAGAAGATCCTTGTGAAATATGTTCTAATCCAGAAAGGGATTCTTCCATTGTTTGTGTTGTAGCAGAACCAAAGGATATCTGGGCCTTTGAAAAGACCCAACAATACAATGGGGTTTATCATGTATTAGGAGGTTTAATTTCTCCCTTAGATGGGGTTTTTCCCGAAGATTTAAGAATTTTAGAATTAAAAAGAAGAGTAGAAAAGGGAAATATAAAGGAAATCATCCTTGCTACAAACTCTACAACGGAAGGAGAAGCAACTGCCATATACATTGCAAGATTTCTCTCAGGATATCCTATAAAGATTACTCGTCTTGCCTATGGATTACCTGTTGGCACAGAACTTGATTTTGCTGATGAAATGACTTTAATTCATGCCCTTCGGGGTAGACAAGAGATAAAATTAATAAAGGATTAG
- a CDS encoding YbaB/EbfC family nucleoid-associated protein: MKNPFEAMKQLKKLQEKMEKLEQELSETLVEGSAGGGVVKIILTAKEEVKEVKINPEVVDKEDVEMLEDLIASALRDALSKAKEISAKKLGSLTDGLSLPPGLF; the protein is encoded by the coding sequence GTGAAAAATCCATTTGAAGCAATGAAGCAATTGAAAAAACTACAAGAAAAAATGGAAAAACTGGAACAGGAATTATCCGAGACTTTGGTAGAGGGATCTGCTGGTGGAGGTGTAGTAAAGATAATTCTTACAGCAAAGGAGGAAGTAAAAGAGGTAAAGATAAATCCAGAGGTAGTAGATAAAGAAGATGTAGAAATGTTAGAAGATTTAATTGCATCTGCATTAAGGGATGCATTGTCTAAAGCAAAGGAAATATCTGCAAAAAAATTAGGAAGTCTTACAGATGGTTTATCTTTACCTCCAGGACTGTTCTAG